In a genomic window of Deltaproteobacteria bacterium:
- the hypD gene encoding hydrogenase formation protein HypD, protein MKYIDEYRDRSLVSGLITAIEKRAVKIDKSITLMEICGTHTHVIGRFGIKKLLPANIRLVSGPGCPVCVTSIHDVDKALYLAGLKSAIFATFGDMLRVPGTNGASLQKSRAAGADVRVVSSAADCIDLAEGSRAKEVIMMGIGFETTAPTVASVIDLCREKEIKNFSVFSVHKIVPPAVKALIEDPSLNIDGFICPGHVSTIIGADPYAIIPEAGRAAVITGFEPVDILEGILMILGQIADGRKEVAIQYVRGVKPEGNPRAREVMYKVFRTGNAEWRGLGKIPASGLTLRDEYKVFDALEKFDIPPIHSEEIKGCGCGEILKGIRLPDQCPLFRKTCTPANPIGPCMVSSEGTCAAYYKHHLDS, encoded by the coding sequence ATGAAATATATTGATGAATACAGAGACCGGTCACTTGTCAGCGGCCTTATAACCGCCATAGAAAAACGTGCAGTGAAAATAGATAAAAGTATAACATTAATGGAGATCTGCGGAACTCATACCCATGTAATCGGCCGCTTCGGGATCAAGAAACTGTTACCGGCCAATATCAGGCTCGTTTCGGGACCCGGCTGCCCGGTCTGCGTCACGTCAATCCATGATGTCGATAAGGCCCTCTATCTGGCCGGATTGAAGAGTGCGATCTTCGCCACTTTCGGTGATATGCTCAGGGTGCCGGGTACAAACGGCGCAAGCCTGCAAAAATCGAGGGCGGCGGGAGCGGACGTCCGGGTGGTGTCATCAGCCGCCGATTGTATCGATCTTGCGGAAGGAAGCAGGGCAAAGGAAGTGATCATGATGGGAATCGGTTTTGAAACAACCGCTCCCACGGTAGCCTCGGTCATCGATCTGTGCCGGGAAAAGGAGATTAAAAACTTCTCCGTTTTCTCTGTGCATAAGATTGTGCCTCCTGCCGTCAAGGCCCTCATCGAGGACCCCTCTCTTAATATTGACGGTTTCATCTGTCCGGGACATGTAAGTACCATCATCGGCGCCGATCCATATGCCATAATCCCGGAAGCAGGAAGGGCTGCCGTAATAACAGGTTTTGAACCTGTTGATATACTAGAGGGAATTCTGATGATCCTCGGCCAGATCGCAGATGGAAGAAAAGAGGTTGCCATACAGTACGTAAGGGGAGTTAAGCCGGAGGGGAATCCCCGTGCGCGTGAAGTTATGTATAAGGTCTTCCGGACAGGAAATGCAGAATGGAGGGGGCTCGGTAAAATACCTGCGAGCGGTCTTACCCTGAGGGATGAATATAAGGTATTTGATGCACTTGAGAAATTCGATATTCCCCCGATCCACTCAGAAGAAATCAAGGGTTGCGGGTGTGGGGAAATCCTTAAGGGGATCAGACTTCCCGACCAGTGTCCCTTGTTCAGAAAGACGTGCACCCCTGCCAATCCCATAGGCCCCTGCATGGTCTCTTCAGAGGGTACCTGTGCGGCTTATTATAAGCACCATCTTGATTCATGA
- a CDS encoding GAF domain-containing protein yields MMKEDKTIEYFRTFFDVSQAIFSSLSLKDILKILVKKTVSALGATAGSLRLVNEKTNRLELVASQKLSKKYLNKGPLSSDQSIPEVLEGKVVVIKNAFNDPRIQYKTAKKEEGIDTVLSVPVVAKDKVIGVLRLYSGEPRDFSDEEIEFVSALGEMGGLAIANAKIYEDEGIKLSSLFNKVGIELPEEPKRLKQRFKSFDVKPIDPSKNLEYFRVLHEITGVILSTLDSRQVIDLVIEKVVAIMKVNACSLRLVNETTRELELIASRGLSERYLKKGPIHMDKSIRETLEGAPVLIRDATTDPRIEYLPEKAQEGIVSILSLPIIATKRVIGIVRLYSHEMRQYSRDEVAFLSALAEMAGVAIINARMYEKTKYDLSFWKTSLGYLDIKGD; encoded by the coding sequence ATGATGAAAGAAGATAAAACTATTGAATATTTCCGAACCTTCTTCGATGTGAGTCAAGCGATATTCTCCTCCCTGTCGCTGAAGGATATTCTCAAAATCCTGGTCAAAAAAACGGTCAGCGCGCTGGGCGCCACGGCGGGAAGCCTGAGACTCGTAAATGAAAAGACTAACCGCCTGGAATTGGTGGCCTCACAAAAACTTAGTAAAAAGTATCTGAATAAAGGGCCATTGAGTTCCGACCAAAGCATCCCGGAAGTACTGGAGGGAAAGGTTGTGGTTATCAAGAACGCTTTCAATGATCCAAGAATTCAGTATAAGACCGCAAAGAAGGAAGAGGGTATCGATACCGTTCTCTCCGTTCCGGTAGTCGCCAAAGATAAGGTCATCGGAGTTCTCAGGCTTTATTCAGGGGAGCCCCGGGACTTCAGCGACGAGGAGATTGAGTTTGTCTCCGCCCTGGGCGAAATGGGCGGCTTGGCCATTGCTAATGCAAAAATCTATGAAGACGAAGGCATCAAGCTGTCTTCCCTTTTTAATAAAGTCGGTATTGAACTCCCGGAGGAGCCCAAAAGGCTGAAGCAAAGATTTAAGTCATTTGACGTAAAACCGATCGATCCATCCAAGAACCTGGAATATTTCAGGGTGCTCCATGAAATCACAGGGGTTATCCTATCCACCCTGGACTCCCGACAGGTGATAGACCTGGTGATCGAAAAGGTCGTTGCGATCATGAAAGTGAATGCCTGCTCGCTCCGCCTCGTTAACGAGACAACGCGGGAACTTGAATTGATCGCATCGAGGGGGCTGAGTGAGCGTTACCTGAAAAAGGGTCCGATCCATATGGACAAAAGTATCCGCGAGACGTTGGAAGGCGCCCCTGTCTTGATCCGTGATGCGACAACCGATCCGCGGATCGAGTACCTACCTGAAAAAGCCCAGGAGGGAATCGTTTCCATACTATCGCTTCCGATCATCGCAACGAAGCGTGTGATCGGAATTGTGCGGCTCTACTCCCATGAGATGAGACAGTACTCCCGTGATGAAGTGGCCTTTCTCTCCGCGTTAGCAGAAATGGCCGGAGTTGCGATCATAAATGCCAGGATGTACGAAAAAACGAAGTATGACCTGTCCTTCTGGAAGACATCCCTGGGATATCTGGATATCAAGGGCGATTAA
- a CDS encoding molecular chaperone Tir: MSASSKMVSLLDSAIFHVWDGGRKLKKLVKKISEKGKVEFEWKDDSYNGKGIYAHPDGSRCDCQFKEGRFHGKGTFTWPDGSNYTGDWENDLPFGQGIMALFDNSRYEGEWKEGNIEGKGTSSLPDGSKYTGQWKDGSKSGKGILNLPDGKKYEGAWENDMFHGKGILTFSDGSKYEGEWKEDKYHGKGILTLPEGSRHEGEWIGDKFKFIFKKDAR, translated from the coding sequence ATGTCGGCCAGTTCAAAAATGGTAAGTTTGTTGGATAGTGCGATTTTTCATGTCTGGGACGGGGGCAGGAAGTTGAAAAAGCTGGTAAAAAAAATATCCGAGAAGGGAAAAGTTGAATTTGAATGGAAGGATGACTCCTATAACGGTAAGGGAATCTATGCCCATCCCGACGGGAGCAGGTGTGATTGTCAGTTTAAAGAAGGTCGTTTTCACGGAAAAGGAACCTTCACATGGCCTGATGGGAGTAATTATACGGGTGACTGGGAAAACGATCTTCCCTTTGGCCAGGGGATAATGGCCCTTTTTGATAACAGTCGATATGAAGGAGAGTGGAAGGAAGGGAATATCGAGGGAAAGGGGACATCAAGCCTGCCGGATGGAAGTAAATATACCGGACAATGGAAGGATGGCAGCAAAAGCGGGAAGGGGATTTTAAACCTCCCGGACGGTAAAAAATATGAAGGTGCATGGGAAAACGATATGTTCCACGGGAAGGGGATTTTGACATTCTCGGACGGTTCCAAGTATGAAGGGGAGTGGAAGGAAGATAAGTATCATGGCAAGGGAATATTAACCCTCCCGGAAGGTTCGAGACATGAAGGCGAATGGATTGGCGATAAATTTAAGTTCATCTTCAAGAAAGACGCAAGATAG